The Gloeocapsa sp. DLM2.Bin57 DNA window AGCCGTTTCCCTGTAATGACAACTGGTGTAGATTTACTAGAAGACTATACCACCTGGGTGATTGAGAGGATCAAGCATAACTTGGGTACTCAAGTTACTACTCTTAACGCCGAAATGGCGATGTTAGCCTCTGAAAATAATCAATTAGCCCAAATCATCCAAGCAAGTGAGTTAGTCATTCCCGATGGCGCAGGTATCACTATTTATCTGCGTCTGAAGGGTTATCGACAAACACGCTGTCCCGGGATAGAATTAGCTAGCTCTCTGATTACTACTTGGTCAGAAACTATCGGTACAGAAGCAATCGCTTTTTATGGTGGAGCACCTGGAATCGCTGCTCAAGCTGCTCAAATGTGGGTTAATCAAGATCCTCAACTACAAATTATTACCAATCACGGTTATCTTAATCCTGAAGAACTCCAACAATGGCAAACTATTCTTACTGCTACTCAACCTAAATTAATTCTTGTGGGTTTAGGTGTTCCTCGTCAGGAACTCTGGATTAACCAGAATCGTCACCTTTGTCCTCATGCTACCTGGATTGGTGTTGGTGGTAGTTTTGATATTTGGGCGGGACAAAAATCTCGTGCACCTTTATGGTTTAGACAGTATAACCTAGAATGGTTATATAGACTCTATCAAGAACCTTGGCGTTGGCGACGTATGCTCGCTTTACCACGTTTTTTTGTGCGTAGTCTTCTTTTCTCTATCTAAACAAAAAAGCCCTTAAAAAAGGGCTTAGATGTTTATTAGTCTATCCTTTCTAATTGCCAGAGAATTTGATTACCTTCTCTTCTTACTCGTGATACAACCCAATTACGCCAAGACCAATGATCACCTCGACTAGTTACCGCACTAGCGTTGATATCCATTAAGTCTGCTAATTCAGAACTGCTGATTAAATAACCTTTACTAGCTATCTCATCAGCTATCCTGAGTGTGTCTATTAAGTTGTTTAGTTGTTCGACTCGCACCTCACGAGGTAATTGTAACTCCTCTACATGATTGTTAGATAATTCCATCATCTTTGTTTGTGAACTCAAATTCATTTAATTAACTGGTATATATTTAGGGTAAACAATTTAATACCTAAAGACCAAAAATTTAAGATTATGTCCTTAGATAACCACAAGCTAGTCCTGATGAAAAATTATCTTGATTTACTTAGTATAGCTATAGTAGCCTTAACAAATCTAGAATCAAAAAGTTTAGAAAAATTTAGTCAAACTAGTCAAATAACTTTGAATGAAGAGAATTTAGCCGATTTTGCCCAAGTTATTAGCAATAAAGCCCAACAGCACCAAGAATTAATCCGTCGCGCTATTAATCTCTGGGAAAATCTCGCTGAACAACAACAATCACCCTCTGATATTACTTTATTAGCTAATTATCTAGAGCAATTGTCCCGTCAATATACCTTAACCGAAAATCAGCAACTAGAACAATTCGGGCTTAAACTATTAATTGATCTTCTGTTTTACAGTACTGATCATGGCTACGATCGCCTCTGGCTTGTGTTACACTCCTAATTATATGTCATCTCTAATTAAACGTTATACTCCCCCCACTTGTACTCTCAAAATATTTAGCAACAAATGGTTGTTTAAACCCTCTACCGACAACCTCAGTTTTGAATTGAATATAGATGATCCTAGATTACCTACTAACGAACAAATAACTATCCATGGGAATTATCAACAGTTACAGCTTTTAGGGATAACCATTGAAGAATATCTCCAACAATTTTTACTATCTTCTCCTTTACCTAATCAAAATTTACTCAAACATTACCTACTTTGTGATTTATCCCCACAGCCAAAAATTGAGGTTAATATCTCTCAGTTATTCGATCTAGCTAACGCTATAAGTCAATGTCAACAAGAAATTAAGCAAATTAAGCCTAGAATACCTAAAATACCCCTAATTACGGGAATATCAGCAGCAAGTTTATTAATCATCTTGAAGTTATTATCTTCTTTATCTACAGGAGAAACCACAGCAGATACCTTAATTACCCCAACAACATCTTCAGATTTAACAGAAAATGAGATGATCGTTACTGTGGAGGTTTCCCCTCCTAATTTAACTGAAAAACCTCGACCACAATTACCCTCAACTCGGTCAGATTTTCAGCGCTTACAACCACCAGATACAGTACAATCACCTCAATTAGATAACCAAACCTCTATACCATCAGGGGAAATTCAACCAGGGGATTATCAACCCCTTCCCCCTATATCTCCTCCCACTCCCCCTATTCTCCCAGAAACCTTCTCTACTCCTACAGAGATACCTTCTCAAGTAGCTATTTCCCCAACACAAGAAGTACAAGCATACTTTCAAGAGCGTTGGCAACCCCCCCAAGGATTACAAGAAAAACTAGAATATCGCTTAACTTTTGATTCTCAAGGTAGAATAGAGCAAATGATTCCCATCGGTAGAGTATCTCAATACTATTTAACTCAAGTTAAACCACCTAGACAAGTAAGAGTGCTTAGTAATGAGACTATTACTACCGACATCATCCAGATTCGCTTAATTCTTACTCCCCAAGGTTTAGTACAAACATTTGCTGAAGATAGTTAAATTATGACAGAGTTAACCAAAACTATATCTAATACTGCTACTTTTGAAGAAGCGATCGCTTTTACTCAATCTCTCCTCGAAAAGATGGAATCTCACCAACTCAGTGAAGTAGATATTCAAAAGGCGATCGCTTCTCTGGTAGAATTTCCTAACGGTGCTAGGGGTTTTTTTGTGACTTATTTAACCACTGATAGTAGTTTAGCAGATCATCCCTCTCCTGGGGTAATTAACGCTTTAGCATCCTCTCCTGAGATTGTCGGTGATTTACTCGTTAAAAATCTCGCTATGTCTTCAGCTATGGCTATTACTCATTTACGTAATCATAACTCAGATTTAGCTGAGTCTTCCCGTCGCGTTACTCGTCGTACCCAACAACTAATAAAACTTTTAAATTCAGCCAATGTTACTAATTTATTAGCACAATTAGCAGAATCTGTCAAGACTAAATCAGGCAAATATCAGGAATTTTTCCAAAAATGGGGTTATGATCAGGAACAATTAGAAGCGATCGCCTCTAGCTTTGACACCGCTAAATGAAGCGCGCATTATAACGGTGGTTCTCTCGTGGGATTAAGATAGAGCAGACCTAAATACTGCTATAATTAAATGAATAGTTAAAACAAAT harbors:
- a CDS encoding DUF3038 domain-containing protein produces the protein MSLDNHKLVLMKNYLDLLSIAIVALTNLESKSLEKFSQTSQITLNEENLADFAQVISNKAQQHQELIRRAINLWENLAEQQQSPSDITLLANYLEQLSRQYTLTENQQLEQFGLKLLIDLLFYSTDHGYDRLWLVLHS
- a CDS encoding glycosyltransferase — its product is MNQPSRFPVMTTGVDLLEDYTTWVIERIKHNLGTQVTTLNAEMAMLASENNQLAQIIQASELVIPDGAGITIYLRLKGYRQTRCPGIELASSLITTWSETIGTEAIAFYGGAPGIAAQAAQMWVNQDPQLQIITNHGYLNPEELQQWQTILTATQPKLILVGLGVPRQELWINQNRHLCPHATWIGVGGSFDIWAGQKSRAPLWFRQYNLEWLYRLYQEPWRWRRMLALPRFFVRSLLFSI
- a CDS encoding DUF4335 domain-containing protein, whose protein sequence is MATIASGLCYTPNYMSSLIKRYTPPTCTLKIFSNKWLFKPSTDNLSFELNIDDPRLPTNEQITIHGNYQQLQLLGITIEEYLQQFLLSSPLPNQNLLKHYLLCDLSPQPKIEVNISQLFDLANAISQCQQEIKQIKPRIPKIPLITGISAASLLIILKLLSSLSTGETTADTLITPTTSSDLTENEMIVTVEVSPPNLTEKPRPQLPSTRSDFQRLQPPDTVQSPQLDNQTSIPSGEIQPGDYQPLPPISPPTPPILPETFSTPTEIPSQVAISPTQEVQAYFQERWQPPQGLQEKLEYRLTFDSQGRIEQMIPIGRVSQYYLTQVKPPRQVRVLSNETITTDIIQIRLILTPQGLVQTFAEDS